In Cellulomonas sp. Y8, the genomic stretch CGGTGTCGGCGGGGGTGGTGGTGCGGGTACTGAGGGTGATGATCTGACGACTGCTCTCACTCCGCACGACGTCGGCGGAGGGTGGGGGCGACGGCACCGGGTGGGTGCCGTCCGGACTGCTGCAAGAGGCCCGGGAATCCGCGAGGAATCCCGGGCCTCCAGCTGAGCCGCCTAAGAGAATCGAACTCTTGACCTTCTCATTACGAGTGAGACGCTCTGCCGACTGAGCTAAGGCGGCGCGCGCCCACCGATCCGGCGGACGAGCACGGACACTGTACCTGGCGGACGGCGCCTCGACCAAAGCGAGTCGCGTCACCCCGCCGGAGACGGGCCTCGGCGGGCCCGCCCGCGGTCAGCAGCGGGTGCCGTCGGCGGGCACGGTCCCCTCGAGCAGGTACGCGTCGACGGCGTCGGCGATGCAGGCGTTCGACCGGCCGTAGGCGGTGTGCCCCTCGCCCTCGTACGTGAGCAGGTGCCCGGAGTCGAGCGTGCCGGCCAGGCTCTCGGCCCAGGCGTACGGCGTCGCCGGGTCGTTGGTCGTGCCGACGACGACGATCGGCGCGGCGCCGGCCGCGGAGTAGTCGTCCAGGCCGCCCGCCTCGGGCACGGGCCACTGCGCGCAGATCACGCCGCCGTAGCCGAAGAAGTACCCGACGGTCGGCGCGACCTCCTCGATCGCGGCCGCCTGGGCGCGCATCTCGGCGACGTCGGTGGTGCCGCGGTCGTCGGCGCAGCCGATGGCCCAGAACGCCTGGGTCGAGTTCGAGGAGTACGTGCCGTCGGCGTTCCGGTCGTAGTACAGGTCGGCGAGCTGGAGCAGGATCGAGCCGTCGCCGGACAGCGCCGCGTCCAGGCCCATCGTGAGGTAGCTCCAGGAGCTCTCGTCGTACAGCGGGAGCGCGATGCCGCTGAACGCGAGCGCGCCGGTCAGCGGGCGCGAGGTGCCGGTCGGCAGCGGGGACTTCCGCGCCCGGTCGAGGACCGAGCGGACCTGGGCGAGGCCGTCGTCGACGGAGCCGGTGAGCGGGCAGTCCGCGCCGGCCTGGCAGTCGGCGACGTAGGCGCGCAGCGCGTTCTCGAAGCCCTGCGCCTGGCCCTCGGAGAGCTCCTGCGAGGACAGCGTCGGGTCGAGGGCGCCGTCGAGCACCAGGCGCCCGACCTGCTGCGGGAACAGCGCCGCGTAGGTCGCGCCGAGCTGGGTGCCGTAGGAGTAGCCGACGTAGTTCAGCGTCTCGTCGCCGAGGACCGCCCGCAGCACGTCCATGTCCTTGGCGGCGGACACCGTGTCCACGTGCTCCAGCACCGGGCCGGTGTTCTCCAGGCACGCCGCGCCGAACGCGCCGTACGCGTCTTCGGCCGCCTGGATGCCCTCGTCAGTCCCGAAGTCGAAGTCGGTCGAGACGATCTCGTCCATCGCCGGGCCGTCGACGCAGGTCACGGGGGTGGACGACGCCACGCCGCGCGGGTCGAAGCCGATCAGGTCGTAGCGCTCGACGACCTCCTGGCCGAACCGCGGCAGCGCGATCGACGACAGCGCGTCGATGCCGGACGAGCCCGGGCCGCCCGGGTTGATCAGCAGCGACCCCAGCCGGTCGCCGGCGGCCGGGTGCCGGCTGACGGCGATCTCGATGGTGTCGCCGTCGGGGTCGGCGTAGTCGAGCGGCACGACCAGCGTGGCGCACTCCAGCTCGCCGCAGGCCTGCCAGTCGAGCTCCTGCGCGTAGATCGCGTCGAGGCCCCGGACGTCGGCCGCGGTCGGCGCGGTCGTGACCTCGGTCTGCTCCTTCGGGGCCGTGCAGCCCGCCAGCGCGAGGGCGGCGACCGCGACGAGGGCGGCGGCGCGCGCGAGCCCGCGGCGGCGGGTCGCGGGCACAGGTCGGCTGAGGGCTCTCGAGGCGGGAGTCACCGGACCACGGTAACGGCCCGCCGACCCGCCGGAGGTCAGGCCTGCGGGCGCAGCGCGATGAGCATGGCCTCGACCGCCAGGAGCGGCGCGACGTTGCCCTCCAGCCGGGTGCGGGCCTCCCCCACGGCGTCCATCCGGCGGACGGTCTGCTCGGGCGTCGACGACTCCGCGATCGAGCGCGCCGCCTCCTCGTGCTCGGCGTTGACCAGGTGCACGTCGGCGCCGAGCTGGAGCACCAGCACGTCCCGGTAGAACGACAGCAGGTCGACCATGGCCCGGTCGAGCACGTCGCGCTGCGCGCGGGTGGCGCGCCGCTTCTGCTCGTCCTCGAGCTGCTTGACCTGCCCCCGCAGGGCCGGCGGGATCGTCGTGAGGCCCTCCGCGCCGAGCGAGTGCAGCAGCTGCTGCCGCTCGGCCGCGTCACGCTCCTCCGTGGCGGCCTTCGCGTCCGCCTGCGCGGTCTCCACCAGCTCGGCCGCCGCCAGCACCGCGTCCCCGACGCCGCGCAGCCGCGGGGCGATCCGCAGCACGGTGGACCGGCGGGCGCGCGCCTCCGGGTCCCGGGCGAGCCGGCGGGCGACGCCCACGTGCGACTGCGCCGCGCGGGCCGCCACCAGGGCGACACCGGGGTCGATGCCGTCCCGGCGCACCAGCAGGTCCGCGACGGCCTCGACCGGCGGCACCCGGAGCGCCACCGACCGGCTGCGCGACCGCAGGGTGACGAGCACGTCCTGGGGGCTCGGGGCGCACAGCAGCCAGACGGTGCGCGGCGGCGGCTCCTCGATGGCCTTGAGCAGCACGTTGCCCGAGGTCTCGTTGAGCCGGTCCGCGTCCTCGACCACGATGACCCGCCACCGGCCCTGGGAGGGCGCGCGCTGCGCCAGCTCGACCAGCGGCCGCACGGTGTCCACGCGGATCACGACGCCCTCGGTCGACACGAACGTCACGTCGGGGTGCGTGCCGGCGAGCACGGTGGCGCACCCGGGGCTCCGCGGGTCGCCGGACGGGTCCTGGAGCGCCGCGGCGAACGCCCGCGCGGCGTTGGACCGGCCGGACCCCGGGGGGCCGGTGAGCAGCCAGGCGTGCGTCATCTTCGACGGGTCGGCCACGGCCTCCCGCAGCGTGGCGACCGCCGGCTCCTGGCCGACGACGTCGTCCCACACGGTCGTCATCGCGCGCCGCCCGCGGCGAGACCCAGGAGCGCCGCCACCCGCGCCCGCACGTCGGCGGCGATCTCCTCGACCGGGCGCGCGGCGTCCAGCACCAGCCACCGGCCCGGGTCCGCGGCGGCCCGCCCCAGGAACGCCTCCCGCGTGCGGCGGTGGAAGTCGTCGCCCGCGCTCTCCAGCCGGTCCGGCTGGTCGGGGCGCGCGGACAGCCGGCCCAGCCCCGCCGCGGGGTCGAGGTCGAGCAGCACCGTGAGCGCGGGCAGCAGCCCGCCGGTGGCCCAGAGGGACAGGTCCTCGACCTCCTGCGCGCCGAGGTCGCGCCCGGTGCCCTGGTACGCCACGGACGAGTCGAGGTACCGGTCCGTCACGACGACCGACCCGGCCGCGAGCGCCGGCCGGACCAGCGACGCGACGTGGTGCGCGCGGTCGGCGGCGTACAGGAGGGCCTCGGTGCGCGGGTCGACATGCCCCCCGTGCAGCACCTCGCGGCGCAGCACCCGGCCGAGCTCCGTGCCGCCGGGCTCGCGGGTCAGCACGACCGTGAGGCCGAGCCCCGTCAGCCAGTCGCCGAGCAGCCGGGACTGGGTGGACTTCCCGGCGCCGTCGCCGCCCTCGAACGACACGAACAGGCCGCCGGGCACGGTCGGGAGGGGCGCGGGCGTCGGCGGGTGGGGCAGCGTCACGCGCGCCAGGGTATCCACCCCCGCCGACACCCCGGGGCCCCGCGGGTCACTCGCCGGGGTAGACGACCCCGACCTGCGCCCGGACCTCGTCCATCGTCCGCAGCACGCCGAGCGTGTCCGCCCAGGTCATCCGCGGGCTCTCGGTCGCGCCCTCGGCGACGCGCCGCGCGACCTCGGCCGCCTCGTACTGCAGCCCGTGCTGCACCGGCTGGTCGAACGTCCACGACCGGCCGTCGCGCCGGCTCACCCGGAACGACGTCGGCGCGTAGAACGACCCCTCGATCGTGATGCTGCCCTCGGTGCCGGAGATCGCGGCCGTCGTCGGGGTCTTCGCCCACAGCGTCGTGGTGAGCGCCGCCTGCGTCCGGTCGCCGTAGCTCAGCACGATCGCGAGCTGCCCGTCGACGCCCGACTCGGTCAGCGCGCCGACCGCGCGGACCTGGGTGGGCACGCCGAGGAAGTCCTGCGCGAACGCCACCGGGTACACGCCGAGGTCGAGCAGCGCGCCGCCCGCGAGCGACGGGTCGTAGAGCCGGTGCGCCGGGTCGAACGGGAAGTACTGGCCGTGGTCGGCGTGCACGGAGACGATCTCGCCGATCTCCCCGGACTCGATCACCTGGTGCACGGCGGCGACGTGCGGCAGGAACCGCGTCCACATCGCCTCCATGACGAACACCCCGGCGGCGCGCGCGGCCGCGAACACCTCCTCGGCCTCCGCGGCGTTGCGGGTGAAGGCCTTCTCCACCAGCACGTGCTTGCCCGCGGCGATCGCGAGCAGGGCGTGCTCCCGGTGCTCGGAGTGCGGGGTGGCGACGTAGACGGCGTCGACCTGCGGGTCCTCGACGAGGTCCCGGTACCCGACGTGCGTGGTGGGGATGCCGTGCGCGGTGGCGAACCGCTCGGACCGGGTGCGGTCGCGCGACCCGACGGCGACGATCGGGGCGCGGGTGCTGCTCCGCACCGCCTCGGCGAAGGCGGCGGCGATGCCCCCCGCGCCGAGGACGCCCCAGCGGATCGACGGTGCGGTGCGCGGGTCCTCGGTGAGTGCCATGCCGCGACCCTACTGCGCGCCCCCGACCAGCGCCCATGCCGGTGGCGGACCGGCGCCGGTGGTCCGTACGGTGGAGGTGTCGGCGGCCGGAGACGACCGCGACCGACGGGCCCGGCGCCGACGCGACCCCAGGAGGAGGAGCCGTGTCCGCGACCCAGGAGCACCCGCCCGTCCGCACCCTCATCAGCCCCGCCCGGTACGCCCAGGGCCCGGGCGCGATCGAACGGCTCGGGGAGCTGGTGACGCCGATCGGCCGCACCCCGCTCGTCGTCGCCGACGACACCGTCTGGTCGTTCGTCGGCGACGCCGTGACCCGGTCCTTCGACGCGGCCGGGCTGCCGCTGACCCGCGACGGGTTCGGCGTGTACGCCACGGCGCAGGCGGTCGAGACGATCGCGGACCGCGCGAAGGAGCTCGGCGCCGACGTGGTGGTGGGCGTGGGCGGTGGCTCGGTCATCGACGCGGTGAAGGCCGCCGGCCACCTCGCGGGGACGCGCTGGGTGTCGGTGCCGACCGTCGCCTCGACGGACGCGCCCTGCTCGGCGCTCTCGGTGATCTACGACGACGAGGGCGGCTTCGAGGAGTACCGGTTCTTCCCGCACAACCCGGACCTGGTGCTCGTCGACACCCGGCTGGTCGTGAACGCCCCGGTGAAGTTCCTCGTCGCGGGGGTCGGCGACGCGCTCGCCACCTGGATCGAGGCCCGGGCGGTGGCCCGCGGCGACGGCACGACGATGGCCGGCGGGCTGCCGACCGCGACCGGGACCGCGCTCGCCCGGCTGTCCTGGGACATCCTCTGGGAGCACGCGCTGCCCGCGATCGACGCGGTGCGCGACCACCTGGTGACCCCGTCCGTGGAGAAGGTCGTCGAGGCCAACACGCTGCTGTCCGGGCTGGGGTTCGAGTCGGGCGGCCTCGCCGCCGCGCACGCGATCCACAACGGCCTCACCGCGGCGCCCCAGACGCACGGGCTGACCCACGGGCAGAAGGTCAACATCGGCTCGGTGACCCAGCTGGTGCTCGAGGGCGCGCCGGTCGAGGAGATCCGGGAGTTCGTGGAGTTCACCACGCGGGTCGGCCTGCCGAACACGCTGACCGAGGTCGGGCTGACGCCCGGCGACGTGGACGACCTGACCCGGGTGGCCGAGGCGGCGACCGCGGAGGGCGAGACGATCCACGCGATGCCGTTCACGGTCCGGGTGCCGGACCTGGTGGACGCGCTGCGGTCGATCGAGGGCTTCTCGCGCCGGGTCCGGGCCGACGCGGGCCTGCCGGAGCCGGTGCCGCACGTCGCGCACTGACGCGGCCCGGGGCGCCCCGGCATCCCCGGGACGTCCCCGGCGTCAGGCCGCGAGGCAGAGCGCGTAGGTGATC encodes the following:
- a CDS encoding alpha/beta hydrolase, producing the protein MTPASRALSRPVPATRRRGLARAAALVAVAALALAGCTAPKEQTEVTTAPTAADVRGLDAIYAQELDWQACGELECATLVVPLDYADPDGDTIEIAVSRHPAAGDRLGSLLINPGGPGSSGIDALSSIALPRFGQEVVERYDLIGFDPRGVASSTPVTCVDGPAMDEIVSTDFDFGTDEGIQAAEDAYGAFGAACLENTGPVLEHVDTVSAAKDMDVLRAVLGDETLNYVGYSYGTQLGATYAALFPQQVGRLVLDGALDPTLSSQELSEGQAQGFENALRAYVADCQAGADCPLTGSVDDGLAQVRSVLDRARKSPLPTGTSRPLTGALAFSGIALPLYDESSWSYLTMGLDAALSGDGSILLQLADLYYDRNADGTYSSNSTQAFWAIGCADDRGTTDVAEMRAQAAAIEEVAPTVGYFFGYGGVICAQWPVPEAGGLDDYSAAGAAPIVVVGTTNDPATPYAWAESLAGTLDSGHLLTYEGEGHTAYGRSNACIADAVDAYLLEGTVPADGTRC
- a CDS encoding DNA polymerase III subunit delta', with product MTTVWDDVVGQEPAVATLREAVADPSKMTHAWLLTGPPGSGRSNAARAFAAALQDPSGDPRSPGCATVLAGTHPDVTFVSTEGVVIRVDTVRPLVELAQRAPSQGRWRVIVVEDADRLNETSGNVLLKAIEEPPPRTVWLLCAPSPQDVLVTLRSRSRSVALRVPPVEAVADLLVRRDGIDPGVALVAARAAQSHVGVARRLARDPEARARRSTVLRIAPRLRGVGDAVLAAAELVETAQADAKAATEERDAAERQQLLHSLGAEGLTTIPPALRGQVKQLEDEQKRRATRAQRDVLDRAMVDLLSFYRDVLVLQLGADVHLVNAEHEEAARSIAESSTPEQTVRRMDAVGEARTRLEGNVAPLLAVEAMLIALRPQA
- the tmk gene encoding dTMP kinase, with the protein product MTLPHPPTPAPLPTVPGGLFVSFEGGDGAGKSTQSRLLGDWLTGLGLTVVLTREPGGTELGRVLRREVLHGGHVDPRTEALLYAADRAHHVASLVRPALAAGSVVVTDRYLDSSVAYQGTGRDLGAQEVEDLSLWATGGLLPALTVLLDLDPAAGLGRLSARPDQPDRLESAGDDFHRRTREAFLGRAAADPGRWLVLDAARPVEEIAADVRARVAALLGLAAGGAR
- a CDS encoding Gfo/Idh/MocA family protein; protein product: MALTEDPRTAPSIRWGVLGAGGIAAAFAEAVRSSTRAPIVAVGSRDRTRSERFATAHGIPTTHVGYRDLVEDPQVDAVYVATPHSEHREHALLAIAAGKHVLVEKAFTRNAAEAEEVFAAARAAGVFVMEAMWTRFLPHVAAVHQVIESGEIGEIVSVHADHGQYFPFDPAHRLYDPSLAGGALLDLGVYPVAFAQDFLGVPTQVRAVGALTESGVDGQLAIVLSYGDRTQAALTTTLWAKTPTTAAISGTEGSITIEGSFYAPTSFRVSRRDGRSWTFDQPVQHGLQYEAAEVARRVAEGATESPRMTWADTLGVLRTMDEVRAQVGVVYPGE
- a CDS encoding glycerol dehydrogenase; the protein is MSATQEHPPVRTLISPARYAQGPGAIERLGELVTPIGRTPLVVADDTVWSFVGDAVTRSFDAAGLPLTRDGFGVYATAQAVETIADRAKELGADVVVGVGGGSVIDAVKAAGHLAGTRWVSVPTVASTDAPCSALSVIYDDEGGFEEYRFFPHNPDLVLVDTRLVVNAPVKFLVAGVGDALATWIEARAVARGDGTTMAGGLPTATGTALARLSWDILWEHALPAIDAVRDHLVTPSVEKVVEANTLLSGLGFESGGLAAAHAIHNGLTAAPQTHGLTHGQKVNIGSVTQLVLEGAPVEEIREFVEFTTRVGLPNTLTEVGLTPGDVDDLTRVAEAATAEGETIHAMPFTVRVPDLVDALRSIEGFSRRVRADAGLPEPVPHVAH